One Candidatus Bathyarchaeota archaeon genomic window, CCATGAGCATCGCAGTCTTTCCATCTTCCTCCAACTCCTTCATCTTCTCCTCGAGGAACTCTATGTCTATGCCTTTTTTCTTCATCAACTTTCGGTTGCCGAGCAAGATCTCCATGCCGTTATGCTTCACTTCTATACCGTGTCCAGGTATTGCGTTGAAGAATTCTGGATCTACGACTTTGATTTCTCTTTCCATTGCTCTTCTTACTATAGCTTCTCCAAGAGGGTGCTCAGAGTTCTTCTCAGCGACCGCGGCGAGCTGCAACAGTTGCTCCTCACTTAAGGTCTTAACCTTTTGCTTAGTTGGTGAAGGATTGCCAATAGGAGTCGTAACGGTCACAATGTCTGTGACTTCTGGTTCCCCTTTTGTCAGTGTTCCAGTTTTGTCGAATACGATGGCCTGAAGTTTGTGAGCTGTTTCTAGGGCTTCTCCGCTCTTGATTAAGATTCCATTCTCTGCCCCTTTTCCGACACCAACCATGATGGCGGTTGGTGTGGCGAGGCCCATAGCACATGGACATGCAATTATTAACACGGCAATGAATACAGTGAGGGCGAATATGAAGCCCATTCCTACGAAATACCACACAAGAAACGAAAGCGTTGCGGTTACTATGACGGCTGGGACGAAATATCTACTAACCACATCCACTAACGCTTGAATGGGCGCTTTGGAACCCAACGCGTCCTCAACCAACTTTATGATCTGTGACAGAACCGTGTCAGCCCCTACTTTGGTTGCTCTGAACTTTAGCATGCCTGTTTTGTTCATAGTGGCGCCGACAACCTCGTCGCCCACCTTCTTCTCGACTGGTATACTTTCACCGGTGATCACCTTTTCATCCACTCCTGAATAACCTTGGATCACCACTCCATCTACTGGTATCTTCTCTCCAGGCCTAACTACCACGACGTCTCCAACTTGGACATCTTCCACTGGAACCTCCATCTCCTCGCCGTCTCTAACAACCCTCGCCGTCTTGGCCCGTAGCCCCATAAGTTTCCTGATAGCCGCTGATGTCCTACCCTTGGCTATGGCTTCCAACAGTTTGCCCAAAATGAGGAACGTCATAAGCGACACAGCTGTTGTATAATACAGAAGCCCCACACCAGTAAAGGTGACAGCAACGCTGTAAAAGTACGCCGCTGAGGTACCTATTGCGACTAGTACATCCATGTTTGGGTTTTTGTTTCTCAGCGCTTTATATGCACCTACAAAGAACCCATGTCCAACTATGAAGTGAACCGGGGTGGCTAAAAAGAATAAAAGGAGGGGTACGAAATTCTCTATAGGAAGAGTGGGGAGAGTAAAGGGAAGAAGGGGCATGTAATTGTAAAACACTACCGGTATGGTGAGCGTTGCAGAAAACGCAAATTTATACTTCAGTATGCGAACATTTCTTTCTCTTTCACTTTTCTCTCTGTCTTCCAAGCCTTCCTCAGGTACAATGACATCGTATCCCACATCTTGTATGACTTTTCTGATTCCCGCTACGCTTATTTGTTCCGGATTGTACTCAACCGTCGCCTTTTCTATTGCGAAGTTGACGCTGGCCTTGTATATGCCCTCTTTTTCGTTTAGGGCCTTCTCAATGGTCTGTGCGCACGTGACACAAC contains:
- a CDS encoding heavy metal translocating P-type ATPase, coding for MAKEKSKKAVLDIGGMSCVTCSQTIEKKLSKLKGVNQATVNFAAEKAIVEYDPDTVDQKTIEDAIVEVGYKVVHESIFLKITGMSCVTCAQTIEKALNEKEGIYKASVNFAIEKATVEYNPEQISVAGIRKVIQDVGYDVIVPEEGLEDREKSERERNVRILKYKFAFSATLTIPVVFYNYMPLLPFTLPTLPIENFVPLLLFFLATPVHFIVGHGFFVGAYKALRNKNPNMDVLVAIGTSAAYFYSVAVTFTGVGLLYYTTAVSLMTFLILGKLLEAIAKGRTSAAIRKLMGLRAKTARVVRDGEEMEVPVEDVQVGDVVVVRPGEKIPVDGVVIQGYSGVDEKVITGESIPVEKKVGDEVVGATMNKTGMLKFRATKVGADTVLSQIIKLVEDALGSKAPIQALVDVVSRYFVPAVIVTATLSFLVWYFVGMGFIFALTVFIAVLIIACPCAMGLATPTAIMVGVGKGAENGILIKSGEALETAHKLQAIVFDKTGTLTKGEPEVTDIVTVTTPIGNPSPTKQKVKTLSEEQLLQLAAVAEKNSEHPLGEAIVRRAMEREIKVVDPEFFNAIPGHGIEVKHNGMEILLGNRKLMKKKGIDIEFLEEKMKELEEDGKTAMLMAVDKKAAGIIAVADTLMEYSTEAVKTLQNMGLEVIMITGDNERTAKAIARQVGMNRVLADVLPGEKANEIKSLQEEGKIVAMVGDGINDAPALAQADIGIALGSGTDVAMETGDIVLVKDDLRDVVISIQLSRATMRKIKQGLFWAFAYNTALIPVAAGILYPFFAILLDPIFAAAAMATSSVSVVSNASLLKRFKAKIGS